In Mangifera indica cultivar Alphonso chromosome 1, CATAS_Mindica_2.1, whole genome shotgun sequence, a single genomic region encodes these proteins:
- the LOC123214081 gene encoding pentatricopeptide repeat-containing protein At4g39952, mitochondrial — protein sequence MLKLLKNFRVSAYSTSSSLLNYFYSHPPQTLHSLLQYHALIITSANSDNIFIASKLISFYASFNKPHFSTQVFSLVSAKADTFLWNSIIKCHFSNANYRQALQFFHSMRLSNTPVNDFTIPMVVSACAELNWKCYGDYIHGVTLKCGLFEKNSAVGSSLVYMYAKCGCVEHACVVFDDIVERDVVAWTALVIGYVQNGESARGLECLFEMIRVGGDSEKPNFRTIEGGFQACGNLGVLSEGRCLHGYSVKTGLGNCQVVQSSVLAMYSKCGDTKEAYFSFSEVAKKDLFSWTSIIGVCARFALITECLTMFWEMQVGGLYPDGIVISCMLLGFGNSMYVSEGKAFHGLILRRNYVLDQMVQSALLSMYCKFGLVTQAEKFFKTESDWNREAWNTMVIGYGKAGMEAKCIQLSREMQHLGIKFDSNSLVSVISSCSQLGAIYLGRSLHCYMIKNFEDESISVFNALIDMYGKNSNLTIAWRLFCRAQKDVVAWNTMISAYTHRGHAADAVALFDLMISENVKPNAATLVSVVSACSQLASLEKGQRIHQFIKETGFELNLSLYTALVDMYAKCGQLETSRELFNSMKERDAISWNVMISGYGTHGDAKSAIEIFQQMEKSNVKPNTLTFLALLLACTHAGLVEQGKYLFDRMQNYSVKPNLKHYACMVDLLGRSGNLQEAEALVMSMPIPPDGGVWGAMLSACKLHNEIEMGVRMAKLAIESEPENDGYYIMICNMYSSVGKWVEAEGVRKMMKERHIGKRAGWSVL from the coding sequence ATGCTTAAGCtgttgaaaaattttagggtCTCTGCATATTCAACTTCTTCAAGTTTACTTAACTACTTTTACTCTCATCCCCCACAAACGCTCCACTCTCTTCTCCAATACCATGCTCTTATAATCACTTCTGCCAACTCTGACAATATCTTCATTGCCTCCAAACTTATCTCTTTCTATGCTTCTTTCAACAAACCCCATTTCTCCACTCAAGTATTCAGCTTAGTTTCCGCCAAAGCTGACACCTTTCTTTGGAACTCCATCATCAAGTGCCACTTCTCTAATGCCAACTACCGTCAAGCTTTACAGTTCTTTCATTCTATGCGGTTATCAAACACCCCGGTTAATGATTTCACCATTCCCATGGTTGTCTCTGCATGTGCGGAGCTGAATTGGAAATGTTATGGGGATTATATCCACGGGGTAACTTTAAAATGTGGACTATTTGAAAAGAACTCCGCTGTTGGGTCTAGTCTCGTGTATATGTATGCGAAGTGTGGTTGTGTGGAGCATGCATGTGTTGTGTTTGATGATATTGTTGAAAGAGATGTGGTTGCATGGACGGCACTTGTTATTGGGTATGTGCAGAATGGGGAGAGTGCGAGGGGTTTGGAGTGTCTTTTTGAGATGATTAGAGTTGGTGGAGATAGTGAAAAACCAAATTTTAGGACAATTGAAGGTGGGTTCCAAGCTTGTGGGAACTTGGGTGTTTTGAGCGAAGGAAGGTGTTTGCATGGTTATTCTGTGAAGACTGGACTTGGAAATTGCCAAGTTGTTCAGTCCTCAGTTTTGGCTATGTATTCTAAGTGTGGAGATACCAAAGAagcttatttttcattttctgaagTGGCTAAAAAGGATCTTTTTTCATGGACATCCATTATTGGTGTGTGTGCTCGATTTGCCTTAATTACAGAATGCTTGACCATGTTTTGGGAAATGCAGGTTGGCGGACTGTATCCAGATGGAATTGTTATTAGTTGCATGCTTTTGGGTTTTGGGAATTCAATGTATGTTTCTGAAGGAAAGGCTTTTCATGGGTTAATTTTGAGGAGGAATTATGTGTTGGATCAGATGGTTCAGAGTGCATTATTATCCATGTACTGCAAGTTTGGGCTTGTAACTCAAGCTGAGAAGTTTTTCAAGACAGAATCTGATTGGAACAGGGAGGCTTGGAACACTATGGTTATTGGCTATGGTAAGGCAGGAATGGAAGCAAAATGTATACAACTATCTCGAGAGATGCAACATCTAGGcattaaatttgactcaaacaGCTTGGTCTCTGTCATTTCTTCCTGTTCTCAGTTAGGAGCAATCTATTTAGGCCGGTCACTTCACTGCTACATGATTAAAAACTTTGAAGATGAAAGCATCTCAGTCTTCAATGCACTCATAGATATGTATGGGAAGAATAGTAATTTGACCATTGCATGGAGATTGTTTTGTAGGGCACAAAAGGACGTGGTGGCATGGAATACAATGATCTCAGCTTACACTCATAGAGGACATGCTGCTGATGCAGTTGCTTTATTTGACCTAATGATCTCAGAAAATGTGAAGCCCAATGCAGCTACTTTAGTATCAGTTGTTTCAGCTTGTTCTCAGCTTGCATCCCTTGAGAAAGGTCAAAGGATTCACCAGTTCATCAAGGAAACAGGATTTGAGCTCAATTTATCTCTATACACTGCATTGGTTGacatgtatgcaaaatgtggGCAACTTGAGACATCAAGAGAATTGTTCAACTCAATGAAGGAAAGGGATGCCATTTCTTGGAACGTTATGATCTCAGGTTATGGAACACATGGAGATGCGAAATCAGCAATAGAGATTTTTCAACAAATGGAAAAATCAAATGTTAAACCAAATACACTTACATTTCTCGCTCTTCTTTTAGCCTGTACTCATGCAGGGCTAGTCGAACAAGGGAAGTATCTGTTTGATAGAATGCAAAATTATAGTGTGAAACCGAATTTGAAGCACTATGCTTGTATGGTGGATCTTTTGGGTAGGTCAGGTAATTTGCAAGAAGCTGAAGCATTGGTTATGTCGATGCCTATCCCTCCTGATGGGGGTGTGTGGGGAGCTATGCTAAGTGCCTGTAAACTTCATAATGAAATAGAGATGGGAGTGAGGATGGCAAAGCTTGCAATTGAATCTGAGCCTGAAAATGATGGGTATTATATAATGATTTGCAACATGTATAGTTCTGTCGGAAAGTGGGTTGAGGCAGAAGGGGTAAGGAAAATGATGAAGGAAAGGCATATCGGGAAGAGAGCTGGTTGGAGTGTATTGTAG